A single genomic interval of Chlorogloeopsis sp. ULAP01 harbors:
- a CDS encoding DUF3096 domain-containing protein yields the protein MFDLPILLAQQTTTVQVGININGIVALIAGILILILPRLLNYIVAIYLIIIGLVQIFNLRI from the coding sequence ATGTTTGATTTGCCAATTTTACTTGCCCAACAAACTACTACTGTTCAGGTAGGTATTAATATTAATGGAATTGTTGCTTTAATAGCAGGAATACTAATTCTTATACTTCCCAGACTGCTTAACTACATTGTGGCAATATATTTGATAATTATTGGATTAGTACAGATTTTTAATCTTCGTATTTAA
- the rimI gene encoding ribosomal protein S18-alanine N-acetyltransferase: MSKFKLELKSLTTADLGAVLELDKACFGGLWTMEAYQREIDSPNSILLGLFSPLFPQKLVAMGCFWSILEEAHITILAVHPQYQGQALGQAMLYSLLQTSCECGSERATLEVRVSNQAAISLYQKFGFKVAGRRRRYYKDNDEDALILWLGGLQSPEFQETLHYLHALISDRLNNFSWDLANLR, from the coding sequence GTGAGCAAATTCAAACTAGAACTGAAATCATTAACAACAGCAGATTTAGGTGCTGTATTGGAACTGGACAAAGCCTGCTTTGGTGGTCTTTGGACAATGGAAGCATACCAAAGAGAAATAGACAGTCCCAATAGCATCTTACTTGGTTTGTTTTCGCCTTTATTTCCGCAAAAGTTAGTGGCAATGGGCTGTTTTTGGTCAATTTTAGAGGAAGCCCATATTACAATTTTGGCAGTTCATCCCCAATACCAAGGTCAAGCTTTGGGGCAGGCTATGCTGTATTCTCTACTCCAGACGTCTTGTGAGTGCGGCAGCGAACGAGCAACCCTCGAAGTCAGAGTTTCCAACCAAGCTGCTATTTCTCTGTATCAGAAATTCGGCTTCAAAGTTGCTGGACGGCGACGACGTTACTATAAAGATAACGATGAAGATGCGCTGATTCTGTGGCTGGGGGGTTTGCAATCTCCAGAATTTCAAGAAACTTTGCACTACTTACACGCCCTGATTAGCGATCGCCTCAATAATTTTTCTTGGGATTTAGCCAATCTTCGTTAG
- a CDS encoding response regulator: protein MIGNSAQPILVIEDSDEDFEALQRMMHHQQVLNPIFRCTDGDEALDFLYHTGAYQEPQIAPRPWLILLDLNLPGTDGREVLEQIKLDQNLKKIPVVVFTTSSNPRDIEICYGCSVASYIIKPIDIKRLKQTFHSFLTYWLDIVVLPDTSIGGYNPTNNYPNY from the coding sequence ATGATTGGCAACAGTGCTCAACCCATACTGGTGATTGAAGATAGCGATGAAGATTTTGAAGCCTTACAGCGAATGATGCACCATCAACAAGTGCTAAATCCTATATTTCGCTGTACGGATGGCGATGAGGCACTTGACTTTCTTTATCATACGGGTGCCTATCAAGAGCCTCAAATTGCTCCCCGTCCTTGGCTTATTCTACTAGATCTGAATTTACCGGGAACTGATGGGCGAGAAGTATTAGAACAGATTAAACTGGATCAAAACCTCAAGAAAATCCCTGTTGTAGTGTTTACTACTTCTTCTAATCCTAGAGATATTGAAATCTGTTACGGATGTAGTGTTGCTAGTTACATTATTAAACCTATTGATATTAAGCGATTAAAACAAACATTTCACAGTTTCCTAACTTATTGGTTGGATATTGTGGTTCTTCCTGATACGTCAATAGGTGGTTATAACCCAACAAACAACTATCCTAATTATTAG
- a CDS encoding ATP-dependent Clp protease ATP-binding subunit, whose product MFERFTEKAIKVIMLAQEEARRLGHNFVGTEQILLGLIGEGTGVAAKVLKSMGVNLKDARIEVEKIIGRGSGFVAVEIPFTPRAKRVLELSLEEARQLGHNYIGTEHLLLGLIREGEGVAARVLENLGVDLSKVRTQVIRMLGETAEVSAGGQPRGNKTPTLDEFGSNLTQMALDGKLDPVVGRAKEIERVIQILGRRTKNNPVLIGEPGVGKTAIAEGLAQRIANKDVPDILEEKRVVTLDIGLLVAGTKYRGEFEERLKKIMDEIRQAGNVILVIDEVHTLIGAGAAEGAIDAANILKPALARGELQCIGATTLDEYRKHIERDAALERRFQPVMVGEPTVDETIEILRGLRDRYEQHHKLKISDEALIAAAKLSDRYISDRYLPDKAIDLIDEAGSRVRLINSQLPPAAKELDKELRQILKEKDDAVRAQDFDRAGELRDREMEIKAEIRAIAQSKSNGGRNDGDEPVVNEEDIAHIVASWTGVPVNKLTESESEKLLHMEETLHQRLIGQEDAVKAVSRAIRRARVGLKNPNRPIASFVFSGPTGVGKTELAKSLASYFFGSEEAMIRLDMSEYMERHTVSKLIGSPPGYVGYNEGGQLTEAVRRRPYTVVLFDEIEKAHPDVFNMLLQILEDGRLTDAKGRTVDFKNTLLILTSNIGSKVIEKGGGGIGFEFAEDQSEQQYNRIKSLVNEELKQYFRPEFLNRLDEIIVFRQLSKEEVMQIADIMLKEVFGRLTEKGITLEVSDRFKERLLQEGYNPSYGARPLRRAIMRLLEDSLAEEILSGRVKEGDTAIVDVDESGTVTVRPEQRRELMTPGVE is encoded by the coding sequence ATGTTTGAACGCTTCACAGAAAAAGCCATTAAGGTAATCATGCTAGCCCAGGAAGAGGCACGCCGCCTGGGACACAATTTTGTGGGTACCGAGCAGATCCTCCTGGGTCTGATTGGAGAAGGTACCGGAGTGGCGGCCAAGGTGCTGAAATCCATGGGCGTCAATCTTAAAGACGCTCGGATTGAAGTAGAAAAAATCATAGGCCGGGGTTCAGGCTTTGTAGCCGTGGAAATTCCGTTTACGCCACGGGCAAAGCGAGTTCTGGAACTATCCTTGGAAGAAGCGCGCCAATTAGGGCATAACTATATAGGTACCGAGCATCTGCTGTTGGGCCTGATCCGAGAAGGGGAAGGTGTAGCAGCCAGGGTACTAGAAAACCTGGGCGTGGATCTCTCTAAGGTAAGAACTCAAGTCATTCGGATGTTGGGAGAAACCGCTGAGGTGAGTGCCGGTGGGCAACCTCGTGGCAACAAGACCCCGACTTTAGATGAATTTGGCTCGAATTTGACCCAAATGGCATTGGACGGCAAGCTCGATCCAGTGGTGGGACGCGCCAAAGAAATTGAGCGGGTGATTCAGATTTTGGGTCGCCGCACAAAAAACAATCCCGTACTAATTGGGGAACCAGGGGTTGGTAAAACCGCGATCGCTGAAGGTTTAGCGCAGCGTATTGCCAACAAAGATGTCCCCGACATCCTGGAAGAAAAACGCGTAGTTACTTTAGATATTGGTTTACTAGTAGCAGGAACAAAATATCGAGGTGAATTTGAAGAACGCCTGAAGAAAATCATGGATGAAATTCGGCAGGCGGGAAATGTAATTTTAGTAATAGATGAGGTACACACCTTAATTGGTGCAGGTGCGGCAGAAGGCGCGATTGATGCGGCAAATATCCTCAAGCCAGCTTTGGCAAGAGGTGAGTTGCAGTGTATTGGAGCCACAACCCTAGATGAATACCGCAAACACATTGAGCGGGATGCAGCCCTAGAACGCCGTTTCCAACCAGTGATGGTCGGTGAACCTACGGTGGATGAAACTATAGAAATTTTACGCGGGCTACGCGATCGCTACGAGCAACACCATAAGCTAAAGATTTCCGACGAAGCTTTGATTGCAGCAGCGAAATTATCTGACCGTTATATCAGCGATCGCTATCTGCCGGACAAAGCGATCGACTTGATTGACGAAGCAGGAAGCCGGGTACGTTTGATTAACTCCCAACTGCCACCCGCAGCCAAGGAATTGGACAAAGAACTGCGCCAGATTTTGAAGGAAAAAGACGATGCAGTTCGCGCCCAAGACTTTGACCGAGCTGGAGAACTGCGCGATCGCGAAATGGAAATCAAAGCCGAAATTCGCGCGATCGCTCAAAGCAAATCCAATGGTGGTCGCAATGATGGTGATGAACCTGTCGTTAACGAAGAAGACATTGCCCACATTGTCGCTTCCTGGACAGGAGTACCGGTGAACAAACTCACCGAATCCGAGTCCGAAAAGCTGCTACACATGGAAGAAACCTTGCACCAGCGCCTAATTGGTCAAGAAGACGCTGTGAAGGCAGTTTCGCGGGCAATTCGTCGCGCTCGTGTCGGCTTGAAGAATCCCAACCGACCCATCGCCAGCTTTGTCTTCTCCGGGCCTACTGGTGTAGGTAAAACCGAGTTGGCAAAATCATTGGCATCTTACTTCTTCGGTTCTGAAGAAGCGATGATCCGCTTAGATATGTCCGAATACATGGAGCGTCACACCGTTTCCAAGCTGATTGGTTCGCCTCCAGGCTATGTCGGTTACAACGAAGGCGGTCAATTGACAGAAGCAGTACGTCGCCGTCCTTACACCGTGGTGCTATTTGACGAAATCGAAAAAGCGCACCCCGATGTATTCAATATGCTGCTGCAAATTCTAGAAGATGGTCGCTTAACTGATGCCAAAGGTCGCACGGTAGACTTCAAGAACACCTTGCTGATCTTGACTTCCAACATCGGTTCTAAGGTAATTGAAAAAGGCGGCGGCGGAATCGGCTTCGAGTTTGCTGAAGACCAAAGCGAACAGCAATACAACCGCATTAAGTCTTTGGTGAACGAAGAACTCAAACAGTACTTCCGTCCAGAATTCCTCAACCGTCTGGATGAAATTATCGTCTTCCGTCAACTGAGCAAGGAAGAGGTAATGCAAATTGCCGACATCATGCTCAAAGAAGTATTCGGTCGCCTCACCGAAAAAGGCATTACTTTGGAAGTGAGCGATCGCTTCAAGGAACGCCTACTGCAAGAGGGTTACAACCCCAGCTACGGTGCAAGACCTTTACGTCGGGCAATTATGCGCTTGCTTGAAGATAGCTTGGCAGAAGAAATTCTCTCCGGTCGTGTTAAGGAAGGGGATACTGCGATCGTTGATGTGGATGAAAGCGGTACTGTAACGGTAAGACCAGAACAGCGCCGGGAATTGATGACTCCCGGTGTGGAGTAA
- a CDS encoding cytochrome P450: MTTSNTLSSLPLPPGSYGLPWIGETIPFLNDPDFTKKRQQKYGSVFKTQVFGRPTLIVTGADGNRFLFSNDNKYFSNNWPRSTKTLLGTASLSVQKGTEHHNRRKLLSQAFQPRALASYASTMEQITHQYLDRWEKLGTFAWYPELRNYTLDTACKLLVGTDSASQTKLGEWYKTWVDGLFSLPINLPWTNFGKALRCRKLLLIEIEKIVRQRQETGNSVQDALELLLQAEDEEGKRLSLDELKDQLLTLLFAGHETLTSALASLCLLLVQNPEVLATARAEQQQLGVDIPLTSENLKQMTYLEQVLKEVLRLIPPVGGGFREVIEPCEFNGYYIPQGWSVLYQIGRTHQDKSIYHHPEGFDPERFSLDRVEDKSKPCGYIPFGGGIRECLGKEFAKLEMKIFAVLLLRHYQWELLPEQNLEMIMTPTPHPKDGLKVKFQRL, encoded by the coding sequence ATGACAACCAGCAATACCCTTAGTTCCCTTCCTTTACCTCCTGGTAGTTATGGTTTGCCTTGGATTGGAGAAACTATACCGTTTTTAAACGATCCAGACTTTACCAAAAAGCGACAGCAAAAGTATGGTTCTGTCTTTAAAACTCAAGTATTTGGGCGTCCAACCTTAATTGTCACAGGTGCAGATGGGAACCGATTTCTATTCAGTAATGACAATAAATATTTTTCCAATAATTGGCCTCGTAGCACAAAAACACTTTTAGGTACTGCATCTTTATCAGTTCAGAAAGGTACAGAACACCATAATCGCCGCAAACTGTTATCCCAAGCTTTTCAACCACGGGCTTTAGCTAGTTATGCCAGTACAATGGAGCAAATTACCCACCAATATCTAGATAGGTGGGAGAAACTCGGTACATTTGCCTGGTATCCAGAACTCAGGAATTATACTCTTGATACTGCCTGCAAATTACTTGTAGGTACTGATTCCGCTTCCCAAACCAAATTGGGTGAGTGGTACAAAACTTGGGTTGATGGTTTATTCAGCCTGCCAATAAATTTACCGTGGACTAACTTTGGTAAAGCGTTGCGTTGCCGAAAATTATTGCTCATTGAAATAGAAAAAATAGTCCGTCAACGTCAAGAAACCGGAAATTCTGTTCAGGATGCCTTAGAACTGCTGCTACAAGCAGAAGATGAAGAAGGTAAACGCCTCAGCCTTGATGAACTTAAAGATCAACTGCTAACCTTGCTATTTGCAGGTCATGAAACTCTGACATCGGCGCTGGCTTCGTTGTGTCTATTATTAGTACAAAATCCAGAGGTTTTGGCAACTGCCCGTGCCGAACAACAGCAACTAGGTGTAGACATACCACTGACTTCAGAAAATCTCAAACAAATGACTTACCTGGAGCAAGTCTTGAAAGAAGTGTTGCGACTTATTCCTCCTGTAGGTGGTGGATTTCGCGAGGTGATTGAGCCTTGTGAATTTAATGGTTACTATATTCCTCAAGGCTGGTCTGTACTGTACCAGATTGGTAGAACCCATCAAGATAAAAGTATTTATCATCACCCAGAAGGATTCGATCCGGAACGTTTTAGTCTTGACAGGGTGGAAGACAAATCTAAGCCCTGCGGTTATATCCCCTTTGGTGGTGGGATACGAGAATGTTTGGGTAAGGAATTTGCGAAACTGGAAATGAAGATTTTTGCAGTTCTCTTGCTACGTCATTATCAGTGGGAACTACTACCCGAACAGAACTTGGAAATGATTATGACCCCAACCCCTCATCCAAAAGATGGTTTAAAGGTAAAATTTCAAAGATTGTAA
- the lepB gene encoding signal peptidase I, translating into MIPRESDAKQVPASSKGWQSWRENLTLVLIALVLAFLIRTFIAEPRYIPSDSMVPTLHTGDRLVVEKVSYSFHLPRLGDIVVFRPPDELQRRGYPKDQAFIKRVIGEPGKVVTIAKGKVYINGQPLQENYIAEPPNQPFSPVVVPEDEFFVMGDNRNDSNDSRYWGFLPEKNIIGRAVFRFWPLDRIGFI; encoded by the coding sequence ATGATCCCTCGCGAAAGTGATGCAAAACAAGTGCCAGCTTCATCAAAGGGATGGCAAAGTTGGCGAGAAAATCTGACTCTGGTATTGATCGCCTTAGTTTTGGCATTTTTAATCAGGACTTTTATTGCCGAACCTCGCTACATTCCCTCAGATTCAATGGTGCCAACCTTACATACAGGCGATCGCTTGGTAGTAGAAAAAGTTTCCTATTCTTTTCATCTGCCACGCTTGGGTGATATAGTTGTTTTTCGTCCTCCCGATGAACTACAACGACGGGGATACCCAAAAGACCAAGCTTTTATCAAGCGCGTGATTGGAGAACCAGGTAAAGTAGTTACCATTGCTAAAGGCAAGGTTTACATTAACGGACAACCTTTGCAAGAAAACTATATTGCTGAACCACCAAATCAGCCATTTTCACCAGTAGTTGTTCCTGAAGATGAATTTTTTGTTATGGGAGACAACCGCAACGATAGTAATGACTCCCGTTACTGGGGCTTTTTACCAGAAAAAAATATTATCGGTCGTGCGGTGTTTCGCTTTTGGCCCCTTGACCGAATAGGATTTATCTAA
- the guaA gene encoding glutamine-hydrolyzing GMP synthase, translated as MNTAVTLPTQQEDQTVESLGQINRQMIVILDFGSQYSELIARRIRETQVYSEVLSYRTTAEQLRQLNLKGIILSGGPNSVYDKGAPKCDPEIWHLGIPILGVCYGMQLMVQQLGGEVARAERGEYGKASLHIDDPTDLFTNVEDGTTMWMSHGDSVTAMPSGFELLAHTENTPCAAIADHKRKLYGVQFHPEVVHSVGGLALIRNFVYHICECEPTWTTAAFVEEAIREIRAKVGSKRVLLALSGGVDSSTLAFLLHKAIGDQLTCVFIDQGFMRKYEPERLLKLFQEQFHIPVEYVNARDRFLVALTGVTDPEEKRRIIGHEFISVFEEESKRLGPFDYLAQGTLYPDVIESADTNVDPQTGERVAVKIKSHHNVGGLPKDLRFKLVEPLRKLFKDEVRKVGRSIGLPEEIVQRHPFPGPGLAIRILGEITAERLKILRDADLIVRQEINQRGLYHQYWQAFAVLLPIKSVGVMGDQRTYAYPIVLRIITSEDGMTADWARVPYDVLEVISNRIVNEVKGVNRVVYDITSKPPGTIEWE; from the coding sequence ATGAACACAGCGGTGACCCTACCAACACAACAAGAGGATCAAACAGTAGAATCTCTGGGGCAAATTAATCGCCAGATGATTGTGATTCTCGATTTTGGCTCTCAGTATTCTGAATTGATTGCCCGCAGAATTCGAGAAACCCAAGTTTATTCAGAAGTACTTTCTTATCGAACCACAGCCGAACAATTGCGGCAACTCAATCTGAAAGGAATAATCCTTTCTGGTGGGCCCAATTCAGTTTACGACAAAGGTGCTCCTAAATGTGACCCAGAAATTTGGCATTTGGGAATCCCGATCCTGGGTGTTTGCTACGGTATGCAGCTGATGGTACAGCAGTTAGGCGGAGAAGTAGCAAGAGCTGAACGGGGTGAATATGGTAAGGCATCACTACACATAGACGATCCAACAGACTTGTTTACCAATGTTGAGGATGGCACGACTATGTGGATGAGTCATGGTGACTCTGTTACAGCCATGCCCTCTGGATTTGAATTGCTGGCACATACAGAAAATACTCCCTGTGCTGCGATCGCCGATCACAAGCGGAAACTTTATGGCGTTCAGTTCCATCCAGAAGTAGTGCATTCTGTTGGCGGTTTAGCATTAATCCGTAATTTTGTTTACCACATTTGTGAATGCGAACCCACTTGGACAACTGCTGCCTTTGTTGAAGAAGCAATTCGCGAAATTCGCGCCAAAGTTGGTAGCAAGCGGGTGTTATTGGCACTATCTGGTGGAGTGGATTCTTCTACTCTGGCTTTTTTACTACATAAAGCGATCGGCGATCAGTTGACTTGTGTCTTTATTGACCAAGGCTTTATGCGCAAGTATGAGCCAGAGCGGTTATTAAAGTTATTCCAAGAACAGTTTCACATTCCTGTAGAGTACGTAAATGCTCGCGATCGCTTCCTTGTTGCTCTTACTGGTGTCACCGATCCAGAAGAAAAGCGTCGTATTATTGGCCACGAATTTATCAGTGTATTTGAGGAAGAGTCGAAACGTCTTGGCCCTTTTGATTATCTAGCACAAGGCACGCTTTATCCAGATGTAATTGAATCCGCCGATACCAACGTCGATCCGCAAACAGGCGAAAGGGTAGCGGTGAAAATCAAAAGCCATCATAACGTTGGTGGTTTGCCTAAAGATTTGCGATTCAAACTGGTAGAACCATTACGGAAACTTTTTAAGGACGAAGTTCGTAAAGTCGGGCGTTCTATTGGTTTGCCAGAAGAAATTGTACAACGTCATCCGTTCCCCGGCCCTGGTTTGGCAATTCGGATTTTAGGTGAAATTACTGCCGAAAGGTTGAAGATTTTACGGGATGCCGATTTGATTGTGCGGCAGGAAATTAACCAGCGTGGTTTATACCACCAATACTGGCAAGCATTTGCTGTCTTGTTGCCAATCAAGAGTGTCGGTGTTATGGGTGATCAGCGTACCTATGCCTATCCTATAGTTTTACGTATTATCACTAGTGAAGATGGCATGACTGCCGATTGGGCGCGCGTACCTTACGATGTACTAGAAGTGATTTCCAACCGGATTGTCAATGAAGTCAAAGGTGTCAACCGTGTGGTTTATGACATCACCTCGAAGCCACCTGGAACTATTGAGTGGGAATAA
- a CDS encoding ABC transporter ATP-binding protein, which yields MASNQPLVEVVNLTFTYPGKSQPTIEDVNFSLYPGEITLIAGATGSGKSTFLNCLAGITPNHTGGKLYGSIFYQDINLAEWSVRQRSQHFCVLLQNVETQIFTERVWEEFVFGLENWNVPPNQILQLADNSLQEFGLEAQRNWFIRQLSAGQKQRLLIACLLAIGQPVMLLDEPLAYLDAKGVELLLQLLKSRAEKGQSVIIVEHRIDVVKKICDRSYYFQQGKLIESEKSLPSAILPLPPSPTPPLLSSPNLLRTHGLSWGGYPPFPDLQVGAGETILLKGGNGCGKTTLLKLLCGLLKPTTGKLEILGRDTSKRTVVQIAKDVGFVLQNPNHQLFADSVRAEIQQPEVTKAIADLLLEQLNLSDHANEHPQALSQGQKRRLALGAVLARQPKICLLDEIMVGQDPNSLSLMLNVLSNFTQQGGALIFTSHVPLPSEVLNIQVIEL from the coding sequence ATGGCATCCAACCAACCGCTTGTTGAAGTAGTAAATCTGACATTTACATATCCAGGAAAATCCCAGCCAACGATAGAGGATGTAAATTTTAGCCTCTATCCTGGTGAGATTACCTTAATTGCTGGAGCAACCGGAAGTGGAAAAAGTACGTTTTTGAATTGCTTGGCTGGAATTACTCCTAATCACACAGGTGGAAAATTATATGGTAGTATTTTTTACCAAGATATTAACTTAGCAGAGTGGTCAGTTCGACAGCGATCGCAACATTTCTGCGTGCTCCTGCAAAACGTAGAAACGCAAATTTTTACAGAGCGAGTTTGGGAAGAATTTGTATTCGGTTTGGAAAACTGGAACGTACCGCCGAACCAAATACTGCAATTAGCTGATAATTCACTGCAAGAATTTGGTTTAGAGGCACAACGAAATTGGTTCATTCGCCAACTCTCAGCAGGGCAGAAGCAACGTCTGCTGATTGCCTGTCTTTTGGCAATTGGACAACCTGTGATGTTGTTAGATGAACCTTTGGCTTACCTGGATGCTAAAGGTGTTGAACTTCTGCTGCAACTATTGAAATCAAGGGCAGAAAAAGGTCAGTCTGTAATTATCGTTGAACATCGGATAGATGTAGTCAAAAAGATATGCGATCGCTCCTACTATTTCCAACAAGGCAAACTCATTGAGTCGGAGAAATCTCTCCCCTCTGCCATTCTCCCTCTCCCCCCTTCACCCACTCCCCCACTCCTCTCTTCTCCCAATCTCCTTCGCACTCACGGGCTGAGTTGGGGTGGATACCCTCCCTTTCCCGATTTGCAAGTAGGAGCAGGGGAAACTATTTTACTCAAAGGAGGTAATGGCTGCGGCAAGACGACACTGCTGAAACTTTTGTGTGGATTACTCAAGCCAACAACAGGAAAATTAGAAATTTTGGGCAGAGATACGAGCAAACGCACTGTTGTGCAAATTGCTAAAGATGTTGGTTTTGTACTTCAAAATCCCAATCATCAGTTATTTGCTGACAGCGTGCGAGCGGAAATTCAACAACCCGAAGTCACAAAAGCGATCGCTGATTTGTTATTAGAACAACTGAATTTAAGCGATCACGCCAACGAGCATCCCCAAGCACTTTCTCAAGGGCAAAAAAGGCGGTTAGCGCTGGGTGCAGTCTTAGCCAGACAACCGAAAATTTGCCTGTTGGATGAAATTATGGTAGGACAAGATCCCAACTCTTTATCTTTAATGCTTAATGTCTTGAGTAACTTTACTCAGCAAGGAGGGGCTTTGATTTTCACCTCTCATGTTCCTCTGCCATCAGAAGTGCTGAATATTCAAGTTATAGAACTGTAA
- a CDS encoding Precorrin-3B methylase has protein sequence MAKQDAPLAGEELIKEVCRRIRVARSYWDAHNNAACRGERERALALYNTLSKEQKQQIPQVLRVWLRYRSEKYFGKHRTKRE, from the coding sequence ATGGCAAAGCAAGATGCTCCACTCGCTGGAGAAGAACTGATTAAGGAAGTCTGTCGGCGGATTCGAGTTGCCCGCAGCTATTGGGATGCTCACAACAACGCTGCTTGCCGAGGTGAACGCGAGCGTGCGTTAGCCCTTTACAACACCTTAAGCAAAGAACAAAAACAGCAGATTCCGCAAGTGTTGCGAGTGTGGCTGCGCTATCGTAGTGAGAAATACTTTGGTAAACACCGAACAAAAAGAGAATAA
- a CDS encoding orange carotenoid-binding protein, whose product MAITIDSARGIFPNTLSADAVPALTARFNQLSAEDQLAWTWFAFLEMGKTITVAAPGAASMQFAEGILNQIKQMTFPEQTQVMCDLANHADTPICRTYATWSPNIKLGFWNQLGEWMEQGIVAPIPAGYQLSANAKAVLETLKALDQGQQITVLRNSVVDMGFDVNKLGSYTKISEPVVPPKEKSQRTQVTIQGINNPTVLNYMNNLNANDFDELIKLFVPDGALQPPFQRPIVGKDAILRFFREECQNLNLLPERGISEPAEDGYTQVKVTGKVQTPWFGAAVGMNMAWRFLLNPEGKIFFVAIDLLASPKELLNLVR is encoded by the coding sequence ATGGCAATTACTATCGACTCTGCCCGTGGCATTTTCCCCAATACACTGTCGGCGGATGCCGTACCAGCTCTAACCGCTCGATTCAACCAACTCAGCGCCGAAGATCAACTGGCATGGACATGGTTCGCTTTCTTGGAGATGGGTAAAACCATTACCGTTGCTGCTCCTGGTGCAGCCAGTATGCAGTTTGCAGAAGGAATCCTGAACCAAATCAAGCAAATGACTTTTCCTGAACAAACTCAGGTTATGTGCGATCTTGCAAACCACGCAGATACGCCCATTTGCCGTACCTATGCTACTTGGTCACCTAATATTAAGCTAGGTTTCTGGAATCAGCTTGGGGAATGGATGGAGCAAGGCATTGTTGCGCCAATTCCAGCTGGCTATCAACTATCAGCTAATGCTAAAGCTGTATTGGAAACTCTCAAAGCCTTGGATCAAGGTCAACAGATCACCGTCTTGCGGAACTCCGTTGTGGACATGGGGTTTGATGTCAATAAACTAGGCAGCTACACCAAAATTTCTGAACCTGTAGTTCCGCCTAAAGAAAAGTCTCAACGTACTCAAGTCACTATTCAAGGTATCAACAACCCAACCGTGTTGAACTACATGAACAACTTGAATGCAAATGACTTTGATGAACTGATCAAGCTATTCGTACCAGACGGCGCTTTGCAGCCTCCTTTTCAAAGACCAATCGTGGGCAAAGATGCGATCTTGCGGTTCTTCCGAGAAGAATGCCAAAATCTCAATTTGCTCCCAGAGCGGGGTATCTCTGAACCCGCAGAAGATGGCTATACTCAAGTGAAAGTGACGGGCAAAGTTCAAACCCCTTGGTTTGGCGCAGCAGTGGGCATGAACATGGCTTGGCGGTTTTTGCTCAATCCTGAAGGTAAGATATTTTTTGTAGCCATTGACTTGTTAGCTTCTCCCAAAGAACTTTTGAACCTAGTTCGCTAG
- a CDS encoding energy-coupling factor transporter transmembrane component T: MRKRNFLTQINPLLKIIVCITILFVALLLHDIKAISVLVITLLTLVLVSVRINLKIFAYVAIALLIFMAISTWLRDFHISVISSLRLFAILLPTPLLASTTSPSDLVRAIQAARLPNFIVLSLMLIWRFLPVIQQEAQRIIEANWLRGINVVRQPRQWFSGLLMPLIFRIVAYADDVTVGLETRGYDPQAPRSNSQPLRWQLKDTIFAVSAAAIVIVVGYLEWVA; encoded by the coding sequence ATGAGGAAGCGTAATTTCCTTACTCAGATTAATCCTCTACTCAAAATTATTGTTTGTATTACCATCCTGTTTGTAGCTCTGCTCCTGCACGATATCAAAGCTATTAGTGTCTTAGTAATTACCTTATTGACACTAGTACTAGTTTCCGTGCGAATCAACCTGAAAATTTTTGCGTATGTGGCGATCGCTCTACTTATATTCATGGCTATTTCCACCTGGCTGAGGGATTTCCACATTTCTGTGATTAGTAGCTTGCGTCTGTTTGCGATTCTGTTACCAACCCCACTCCTTGCCAGTACTACCTCACCATCCGATTTAGTGAGAGCAATTCAAGCCGCACGCTTACCCAATTTTATTGTTTTGAGTTTGATGCTGATTTGGAGATTTTTGCCTGTTATTCAACAAGAAGCCCAGCGAATTATTGAAGCTAATTGGTTGCGGGGTATAAATGTAGTACGTCAGCCAAGGCAGTGGTTTTCTGGCTTGTTGATGCCGTTGATTTTTCGGATTGTTGCCTATGCAGATGATGTTACCGTAGGTTTAGAAACCAGAGGTTACGATCCCCAGGCTCCACGCAGTAATAGCCAACCTTTGCGATGGCAACTAAAAGATACTATCTTTGCTGTCAGTGCTGCTGCGATTGTGATAGTTGTGGGATATCTGGAATGGGTAGCTTGA